Genomic window (Longimicrobiales bacterium):
GTGCGCCACCCGGGCCGGGCGCGGTGGACGCCTTGCCGGCGATCTCGTAGGCGCGCTCGGCTGAATCGACATCGACCATCCAGTAGCCGGCGAGGAACTCCTTGGACTCGGGGAACGGTCCGTCGCTGACGACCGGATTGCCGTCGCTCCCTGCGCGCACGACGCGCGCCTCGGCCGGCGGGGCGAGCCCCAGGATGCCGGCCAGCTCGCCGGCCTCCTCCAGCTCGCGGTTCAGCTCGGTCAGGAAGCGCAGGTGCGCGTCCAGGTCCTCCTTCGACCAGGAGAAGAGGTCCCAGTCGCCGGTGCCGCGCGGTGCGTGCATCATGAGAAGGAATTTCATGGTTCTGTCCCCTGCATGAGTTGCCGTGTCGGGAAGGCCGGTGTGCCTTCTGTATGGAGTCGGAGCCGTGGGATCGGTTTCGACATCCGGTGGGGGAAGGCGGGCCCGGGGCCCTGGGCCCTGGGCCGGGGCCGGGGTTTTTCCGGGTCAGGGTTTTCCGGGGCCCGGTTATGCGCCACGCGTCGCGGCGGGCGGCGTCGCCTGGCGCGCAGTGGGGCACGGACACCGATTACGCGTCAATCGTCCGGGCGAGCCCGCGACGGCTGGCGCCCTGTCGGGCACAGGCACCGCCAGGGCGCCAAACGACGTCGGGAGCCGACACGTTTGTCGCGCCAGCGGGGGCGCGGCGCAGGGCGCGGGGCCGCAGGGCGCAGGGCGCAGGGCGCAGGGCGCGGGTGCGCGGGTGCGCGGGTGCGCGGGCCGCGGGGCGCAGGGCGCGGGTGCGCTGGTGCGCGGGTGCGCGGGTGCGCGGGTGCGCGGGTGCGCGGCGGCGCCCGCTGCGGACCCGCAGCCTCCTCACCGCAGCAGGTCCGCCATCAGCCAGATCCAGCGACCGACCGAGTGCACCCAGACCTCCTTGTACACGTACATGTTCTGGGTCGGCCAGTAGGGCAGGTCGCTGTCGCCGCGGCTCTGCATGCCTACCGGGAGAGCGCCGACGAAGTCGCCCGACGACACTGCGTACTGCTGCGACCAGTCGTATCCCTCGCCGTACATCGTGCTCTGCGTGAACGGGTTGCGTCCCACGATCCACTGCGCCTGGCGGTGCGCGAGGTCGAGGGCGGCGGAGTCCTGGAGTACGTGCGCAATCGCGGCCGCGGCCGTGGCCTGGGAGAGCAGCACGCCGTAGTTGCCGCGGCGCGCGTACCACACGGGGAAGGCGCGCAGGTACCAGCCGTCGCCCATCTCGAGTCCCTCGACCACCTGCGCCTCGTATGCTTCGGTGGTGCCCTGGTAGCGCTCGGCGTGCTGCGCCACGATCTCTGCGGGCCCGTCTCCGACGCGGTAGACGTAGGCGGGCAGGACGTCGTACGGCGAGGTGTACTGCACGCTCTGGCGCTGGTAGCGCGCGTACAGCTCCAGCGCTTCCTGCCACGTCGCGCGCTCGGCGTGATCGGGCAGCGCCTCGACGAGAGCGGCCAGTGCGACGATGGGAGCCTGGTCGTTGCCGCGGTGGAACTGGTGGAAGATGGTGTCGCGGCCGGTGCCGGTGTAGAAGAAGCCGCTCAGCGGGAACGTGGTGCCGACGGGCTGCTTCTGCTGTGAT
Coding sequences:
- a CDS encoding YciI family protein: MKFLLMMHAPRGTGDWDLFSWSKEDLDAHLRFLTELNRELEEAGELAGILGLAPPAEARVVRAGSDGNPVVSDGPFPESKEFLAGYWMVDVDSAERAYEIAGKASTAPGPGGAPLNMPIEVRQVMGAPAED